The following proteins come from a genomic window of Nostoc sp. TCL26-01:
- a CDS encoding peptide ABC transporter substrate-binding protein produces the protein MIICHKFCQGQILAWSLLNILLLSACTAPKTESPTTSTPAGATETLRLLYWQAPTILNPHLARGNKDFEASRIVYEPLASYDKDGKFILILAAEIPTQANGGIAKDGKSVTWKLKPGVKWSDGQPFTAKDVVFTYQFVANSRVGATTLANYQSIKNVEAIDDYTVKINFLNPNPAWSLPFVGLNGAILPRHIFEKYNGSNAREAPGNLVPVGTGAYQVVEFKPGDTVIYAANPLFREPNKPFFKRIELKGGGDATSAARAVLQTGDVDFAWNLQVEAPILKQLEGAGKGKLDISFGSFVERIDINHTDPNKQTKEGERSSIEFPHPFFQDLSVRQAFNYAIDRDTINQQLYGSTGRPVANILVAPDIYNSPNTKYEFNLKKATDLLEQAGWRDTNGNSIRDKNGVEMNVILQTSVNPVRQKTQEIIKQGLTSIGVGVELKSIDGSIFFSGDPANPDTISRFQADLEMFSTGSFHPDPGAYLKGFTCGEIAQKKNNWSKSNYSRYCNPEYDKLWQQSNTELNPEKRRQLFIQMNDLLFKDVAIIPLVARADVNGISNRLIGVNSTPWDTDTWNIQDWQRQ, from the coding sequence ATGATCATTTGTCATAAATTTTGTCAAGGTCAAATTTTAGCTTGGTCGTTGCTGAATATCCTGTTACTATCCGCTTGTACTGCTCCTAAAACCGAATCACCCACCACTTCTACACCAGCAGGTGCAACAGAGACTTTGCGACTGCTGTATTGGCAAGCACCCACCATTCTAAATCCTCATCTAGCGAGAGGAAACAAAGACTTTGAAGCTAGTCGCATCGTTTACGAACCCCTAGCCAGCTATGACAAAGACGGTAAATTCATCCTGATTCTGGCCGCAGAAATCCCGACTCAAGCAAATGGTGGTATAGCCAAAGATGGTAAATCAGTTACTTGGAAACTCAAGCCAGGGGTGAAATGGTCTGATGGTCAGCCTTTCACCGCTAAAGATGTAGTATTTACTTATCAATTTGTCGCCAATTCTCGTGTCGGTGCTACCACATTGGCTAATTATCAATCTATCAAAAATGTGGAAGCGATCGATGACTATACTGTTAAGATTAATTTCTTAAATCCTAACCCGGCTTGGTCACTACCTTTCGTCGGTTTAAATGGGGCAATTTTACCGCGTCATATCTTTGAGAAATATAACGGTAGCAACGCTAGGGAGGCTCCAGGGAATCTTGTCCCTGTGGGTACGGGTGCTTATCAAGTAGTAGAATTTAAACCTGGGGATACTGTCATTTATGCAGCTAATCCTTTGTTCCGCGAACCCAATAAACCATTCTTTAAGCGCATAGAACTTAAAGGTGGTGGCGATGCTACATCAGCCGCCAGGGCTGTGCTGCAAACTGGAGATGTAGATTTTGCTTGGAACCTGCAAGTAGAAGCGCCAATTCTTAAACAATTGGAAGGGGCAGGTAAAGGTAAATTAGATATTAGTTTTGGTTCTTTTGTGGAAAGGATTGATATTAATCATACTGATCCTAACAAACAAACAAAAGAAGGTGAGCGCTCTAGTATTGAGTTTCCCCATCCTTTTTTTCAAGATTTGTCAGTACGTCAGGCTTTTAACTATGCCATCGACAGAGATACAATTAATCAACAGTTATATGGCTCTACTGGTCGTCCTGTTGCCAATATCTTGGTAGCACCAGATATCTATAATTCACCCAACACTAAATACGAATTTAACCTCAAAAAAGCTACCGATTTATTAGAGCAAGCCGGATGGAGAGATACTAATGGTAACAGTATCCGGGATAAAAATGGGGTGGAAATGAATGTTATCTTACAGACTTCTGTCAACCCAGTACGACAAAAAACTCAGGAAATTATTAAGCAAGGACTAACATCTATTGGTGTGGGAGTAGAACTGAAAAGCATTGATGGGAGTATTTTCTTCTCTGGTGATCCCGCTAACCCTGATACCATTAGCCGCTTTCAAGCTGATTTAGAAATGTTTAGTACAGGCAGCTTTCACCCAGACCCCGGTGCTTATCTCAAAGGGTTCACCTGTGGTGAGATTGCCCAGAAAAAAAATAACTGGTCAAAATCTAATTATTCCCGGTATTGCAATCCTGAATATGATAAACTCTGGCAACAGTCCAATACAGAATTAAATCCAGAAAAACGTCGGCAGCTATTTATCCAGATGAATGATTTATTATTTAAAGATGTAGCTATTATTCCTCTAGTTGCTCGTGCTGATGTGAATGGGATTAGTAATAGGTTGATTGGTGTAAATTCAACTCCCTGGGATACAGATACTTGGAATATTCAAGATTGGCAACGTCAATAA
- a CDS encoding addiction module antidote protein — protein sequence MSKKLRNHDEIVFEQMLNPEMAKAYLDVALEEYEQDGDLAFFLEALRNVVEAREGMTHLAEKTGLNRQNLYRVLSPEGNPELRTISLILHHLGYRLSVQPIHS from the coding sequence ATGAGCAAGAAACTGAGAAACCATGACGAGATTGTGTTTGAGCAGATGCTGAACCCGGAAATGGCAAAGGCTTACCTGGACGTTGCCCTTGAAGAGTACGAACAGGATGGGGATCTGGCGTTTTTTCTGGAAGCGCTGCGGAACGTGGTGGAAGCACGGGAAGGGATGACGCACCTTGCAGAAAAAACGGGTTTGAACCGCCAGAATCTTTACCGCGTCTTGTCGCCAGAAGGCAACCCAGAACTACGAACCATCAGCTTGATTCTGCATCATCTCGGCTATCGCCTGAGTGTACAACCAATTCACAGCTGA
- the accD gene encoding acetyl-CoA carboxylase, carboxyltransferase subunit beta, with product MANNEESRGLKSLFDWFANRRKAGVSNPERQEREIADGLWHKCPKCGVLTYTKDLTANQMVCVECGHHNRVDTDERIRQLIDQNTWKALDENLRPTDPLQFRDRKPYSDRLREMESKLGLLDAVKTGLGQINGLPIALGVMDFRFMGGSMGSVVGEKLTRLIEQATQRRYPVVIVCTSGGARMQEGMLSLMQMAKISAALERHRDARLLYIPILANPTTGGVTASFAMLGDIILAEPKATIGFAGRRVIEQTLREKLPDDFQTAEDLLKHGFVDDIVPRTQLKNTLSQLIALHQPVPTTPPMVLWETMSLSSTAVE from the coding sequence ATGGCGAACAACGAAGAATCACGCGGTTTAAAGTCTCTATTTGATTGGTTTGCAAATCGGCGTAAAGCGGGAGTCTCCAATCCTGAACGCCAAGAACGGGAAATTGCTGATGGATTATGGCACAAATGTCCTAAGTGTGGTGTATTGACCTATACAAAAGACCTAACAGCTAATCAAATGGTATGTGTTGAGTGTGGACATCATAATCGAGTAGATACTGATGAGCGCATCCGTCAATTGATAGATCAAAACACCTGGAAAGCCTTAGATGAGAATTTGCGCCCCACAGATCCGTTGCAATTTCGCGATCGCAAACCATATAGCGATCGCTTGCGGGAAATGGAAAGTAAACTAGGCTTGTTAGATGCAGTAAAAACAGGTTTGGGGCAAATCAACGGCTTACCTATTGCCCTGGGTGTGATGGATTTCCGCTTCATGGGCGGTAGTATGGGTTCAGTCGTGGGCGAAAAACTCACCCGCTTAATTGAACAAGCAACCCAGCGACGTTACCCAGTCGTCATTGTCTGCACCTCTGGAGGCGCGAGAATGCAAGAAGGGATGCTTTCCCTGATGCAAATGGCCAAAATCTCTGCGGCTTTAGAACGTCACCGCGATGCCAGATTACTTTACATTCCTATCTTGGCTAATCCCACCACAGGCGGTGTAACGGCAAGTTTCGCTATGTTAGGTGATATCATTTTGGCAGAGCCAAAAGCAACTATTGGTTTTGCTGGTCGGCGAGTGATTGAGCAAACCCTCAGAGAAAAACTACCAGACGATTTTCAAACAGCTGAAGACTTACTTAAGCACGGCTTTGTCGATGACATCGTACCCCGCACCCAATTAAAGAATACTCTATCCCAACTCATTGCCCTCCATCAGCCAGTCCCTACCACCCCCCCTATGGTGCTGTGGGAGACGATGAGTCTTAGTTCCACAGCTGTTGAGTAG
- a CDS encoding MFS transporter — MDFVPIETTTPLTSEVIQVTQPQTTLIPTTKSSIRIPKDVIRTSLRASTVDAVLAAVFSLGTSGILLSNFLVELDASPILFGMLSSIPMLVNLIQPLGAYLSERTTSRYHYSLSTFGIARLLWLILFIAIILFNWGKVNSQQLEILTLLIILFTHLLGGMGSASWLSWLAMIVPRRLRGRYFGLRNSAASLTNLICVPLAGLLVSQWYGGTIQGYGVVLLISIFSGILSLGCQYFKIDVNPQLQNAVVQNLPTAETEAKIAAIPVPDNSVSSIWKNANFLIFLAYLAVWTLAVNISAPFFNLYMLDTLNLDVSWVTLYGSFQAGANLLMLIVWGKLADKIGNRFILIAIGMLVAATPLLWLGIGVNQLDIWLWLPLLHILTGGTWAAIDLCNNNIQIGIAPIKNQSIYFAIASAVAGFSGALGTTIASIIAQFSEDGSLLGLFILSSILRLLALIPLVFVQEPGK, encoded by the coding sequence ATGGATTTTGTTCCCATTGAAACTACGACTCCCCTGACTTCAGAAGTTATCCAAGTTACTCAGCCACAAACAACACTTATACCCACGACTAAATCTAGTATCCGCATTCCCAAGGATGTGATTCGTACTAGTTTGAGGGCCTCAACTGTAGATGCTGTGTTAGCAGCAGTTTTCTCTCTGGGGACTAGTGGGATTTTACTCAGTAATTTCCTGGTGGAGTTAGATGCTAGCCCCATATTGTTTGGGATGCTGTCTTCTATCCCCATGCTGGTAAATCTGATTCAGCCTTTGGGAGCTTACTTATCTGAGCGTACCACTAGCCGTTATCACTATTCCTTATCTACTTTTGGGATTGCTCGGCTATTGTGGTTAATTTTATTCATCGCTATTATTTTATTTAACTGGGGAAAAGTGAATTCCCAACAGTTAGAAATATTGACATTATTGATTATTTTATTCACCCATTTGTTAGGAGGAATGGGAAGTGCATCTTGGTTAAGCTGGCTAGCAATGATTGTTCCCCGACGCTTACGAGGTAGGTATTTTGGGTTACGCAATAGTGCAGCTAGTCTCACTAATTTAATTTGTGTACCTTTGGCAGGGTTACTTGTTTCTCAATGGTATGGTGGGACTATCCAAGGTTACGGTGTAGTACTTTTAATTAGTATTTTTTCGGGAATTTTGAGTTTAGGATGTCAGTATTTCAAAATAGATGTTAACCCACAATTGCAAAATGCTGTCGTCCAAAATTTGCCAACAGCAGAAACCGAAGCGAAAATTGCAGCTATACCTGTGCCAGATAATTCTGTTAGCAGTATTTGGAAAAATGCTAACTTTTTGATATTTTTAGCATATTTGGCTGTGTGGACACTGGCTGTAAACATTAGCGCACCTTTTTTTAACTTATATATGCTAGATACGCTCAATCTAGATGTCAGTTGGGTGACGCTTTATGGTAGTTTCCAAGCGGGTGCAAATTTACTGATGCTGATTGTGTGGGGCAAGTTAGCAGATAAGATTGGTAATCGATTTATTCTCATCGCTATCGGAATGTTGGTAGCTGCGACACCATTGCTGTGGTTAGGGATTGGTGTCAATCAGTTAGATATTTGGTTATGGTTGCCATTATTACATATCTTAACTGGTGGTACTTGGGCAGCTATTGATTTATGTAATAACAATATACAGATAGGCATTGCCCCAATAAAAAACCAGTCAATCTATTTTGCGATCGCCTCTGCTGTCGCCGGTTTCAGTGGTGCTTTAGGCACAACCATCGCCAGTATTATTGCCCAATTCTCTGAAGATGGCAGTTTGCTAGGATTATTCATTCTCTCTAGCATTTTACGCCTGTTAGCCCTGATTCCCTTGGTGTTTGTCCAAGAACCGGGGAAGTAA